A region of the Cyprinus carpio isolate SPL01 chromosome A14, ASM1834038v1, whole genome shotgun sequence genome:
cgtaaaatgcgttgcacacatctgaatatttgggttgaacagttctggaacagtgttgtaaatacacactTTCTGTAGTTTCTATTCATATTTTAGTTAGTCCATTGTGACCAAATGGAGTGACATGTGAGACAACTCAAATTAACAATGAGGGATGGTTGACAGAAACTGACCCCAGATTGAGACAGGCATAAAACATATTAGATGTCGCAATCCATATTTACAACTGAGGAATATTAAAAACCCTTCAATTAAGCTCTCAGAAATGGAACTGGTCTGCAGAAAACCACATCCAAACAGCTCTCAGCAAATTAAGTGTCAAGAAACTGGAGAGAATTTGAGAAGGGTGAGGGGCAAAACGTGAGCATGTGGAAGCAATTACTGGCTGCAGGCGGGATCTCTTAGCTTTCGGCTTACTGGGTGCTTCCACACTGCTGATCCACCAGCCAAGCCTGTTTCCACAATCAACCAACCCTAAAATACTGCCTCCTCAACTGACTACGAAACCCTCAGGAGCTTCATAATGCTGCTTTCTCTATGCATGTTTGGTtgggagaggggaaaaaaattgtgaatcatGATTCAAACGGTGACTCGTTTGCCGAGACCAAAAAGGAAATCATACATGGAGTTGTAATTGTGAGTGTGGAGAGCTTGATACTACTTCTGGGAGGGGTCAGGAGGTTATTAACATAGTTAGACTGTGGGGGCCGCTGGAAACGCATAAATAGCTGGAAGACACACAGTAATCTTGCAGTCTTTCTCTGAATGCCTGGGCACAGGTGACCTCCACTCAGCTTTTCTGCAGAAAACCTCATCAAAACCTGTAAGTGCTTTCTGTAACTATATGTTTTATTTGTGCTGCACAGTGTTGAATTTCTTCTGCTTAATTATGATgaattaaaatcctttttttagggcatatgcatttaaagtaataataatagtattttatatgTCAATTTCATATGTATTATGTCATATGTCACATAATAAATACTACTGTGTATACATACTAATACTATTTTGCATGGTGCATGGAgttggataataataatataaattgatGTAATAATCTATGCTAATATAATTTagggatataaaaaaaaaattataaaattttatattgagTATCACTTAACAAATTTCAACAAATCACGCAATTTCATTGCCAATCCTTCTGAATATTTCAtataagaatcctgaaaacacagAGTGAATTTGGTTATCCTTCTTTCATTCTTAGTCAGTGAATGACACataccaaataaataatagattatcTAAACTAAATAACTCCAATTCCCCACCATaccaatataaaatacatttgtattgaaTGAAAGGTCCAAAGTGTCCAAACCTGGTTATGGCATGCACACACATCCACATGTCTGGTAAAACAGTTTATTGTTCCCTCACAGAACCAGCATGGAAAAGATGACATGTTTGAAAGTGAACTGCTGGCTGCGGTGGCTTACCGTGACTCTGGCCCTGCTGAGTGGAGTCCCTGCAATGCCGGTTGACGTGGACCGCGTGTGCATGGCAACGTCCGCAGCCAAGTACAGACTGACGTTTACCAGCCAGTGGACTCAGACTGCCTTCCCCAAACACTACCCTCTGTACAGGCCGCCTGCTCAGTGGTCTCCCATCATTGGTGAGTGGGCTGCATTTATGAGTAAGAACAGGGTAGCAAATTTTAACATTTGCTGCACCCCTTTTTGGTTCTGTTCACGCAAACCTTTCACCTTGTTCCTACTGAGGGGGTTTGACCCAGTAACTACAATTAACCCCTCCAAAGGTAGTCATAACAAAGGTTAGGTGATATATAAACTTGACATAAAGGTtcaaaaagggggttttcacagtgatgccatagaagagccatttttggttcccccCAAAACCTTTCagagaaccattttttcttagtgcaaAGAAAATTTTGATAATCTGGAGAACTTTTTTccaatataaagaacctttagtgcAGTGGAAAGTTTTCATGGATGTCAAAGGTTCATGGAACCATACATGCCAgtaaaaacattgctttttttaaaagttttaacaacgttttataaatttattagccaatgtgcatttttttttgcatgcctgCTTGCTGATCATTATTagattatgtatataataaaaatcattatttaaaactttctTATAGATTTTTGTATAGTATcacaaaatcatataaaaactacagtaaaactgATAGTTGGCCATGTTAAACTGTGCTTTAGGGATGCCAAAATAATCTGAGTTACTCAAAATGAGATTATGCCTAAAATTTTCCTATAAAGAAAAGTCAACCCCTCACAAGCCACTGTATAACTCAAACTCTGTTCCAATGGGTCTGAGCAAGACAATGATGGCAGAGCTTGAGTAGCATGTTATGCACTGAAGTAGAAGTACACATCGAAAACTATGATTTTTATTATAGGAGTAACTCACAGCTCAGACTATCACATCTGGCAAAGGAACGAGTACGCCAGTAATGGGGTGAGAGAGTTTTCTGAGAGAGGAGAGGCTTGGACCCTGATAAAGGAAGTGGAGGCAGCTGGGGAACGGATCCAGAGTGTCTATGGCCTCTTTTCAGCACCAGCTGTGGTTGGAGGAACTGGTCAGGCAACCACAGAATTTGAAGTCTATGCAAGACACTCCTTAGTAAGTACACTGCAGTAGGTTAAAGCAAGGAAAAGcctttcttcagcaccaaatcatgGCCCTGCATATGACATATTTTTATGCAGCTGTATTATACTAAAATGAATATCAAATCCAATTAGAAGGGTTTTTGGTTAGCTGGTCAGGCTGAAACACCACGAGGCTGACCAGATCAACTTGATTTGGCTATACTGAGATACAAACTAGACCATCTTTGACCGTGTACAGTATGACCAGCAAACGACCATTGGCTGGTTTAAGCTGTTATTATAACAGGTTTTTTAGTAAAAACTACAGATGTTTTCAGTCAGAAGATGTGGACACTTCCATACTGTGTCCAAAGCATTCTTCTGGAACTGTCTCTCTACATGCACATACTTCACTGGCCTTCCAGGCAttccatataaaatattaaagagagaattataaataataaaactttccAAATGAAAACCAGCCAGCAATTCATAATAGCTAATGAGTAAGCTAAAACCAGAATGGAACAGAACACTAATGGTCTTCTTGTTTTGCAGCTGTCCTTCATTGTCCGCATTGTGCCAAGTCCTGACTGGTTTGTTGGAATAGACAGTCTAAACTTGTGCGAGGGTGATAACTGGATAGAAAACATAAGCCTAGATCTCTACCCCTACGATGCCGGCACAGACAGTGGTTTCACCTTCTCTTCACCAAACTTTGAGACCATTCCTCAAGACAAGATCACTCAGGTAATGTCTGAATGCAGGTAACCCTACaagtcatatatatttataatattttccaAGAAACAATGCTTCTTAGACCAGAATGAGCTGGTttgatggtcttttttttttggtttaagcTGTTCTCCCAACCTGGCCAAGTTAGTGTTTAGCTGGGCAAATCTTCTCAGCCTCACCAACTGAAACGTTTTCAAAAGACCAGCCTGACCAGACTTGGAGGCCAGAGGAGACCAGGAAACAATCTTAAGCAAGTTTAAGATGTATTTTTCCCCAACAGAGACAGCCTACTTTGGGAATcaatcttaaaccagcctaaggtggtttgctggtttaagctggttcgGTTTGTCAGTGGTCAAAACGCGACCTAAAACCAGCAGACCAGACCACCTAACCACCTTTTTTCTGCATGGTTGGAGGTCTTGTTACAGATATGTCTTCTCTCAACAGATAACCGCATCATTCCCAAGTCACCCTGCAAACTCCTTCTACTATCCCAGACTGAAGCATCTCCCCCCAATAGCCAAAGTCTCCCTAACAAAGATCAAGAACAACCAGATCTTCAGCTTACCCATTCAGCCGACCCAGTCCAATCAGATTCCAAGTGGGAATGAGATAGATGGGTCTCTCATAAGTAAGCATTGGGAATTGTTTGTAAAAAATGAATTGTGATGTGAACACTGTAATGGTCTGGCATAGTCTCCTCATACAGAACTTATTCATGATATACTTGCATTTGAATACGCATGTGTTCCGAGGGAAACACTATAAATCCATAGAGAGAACTTGTGGTGATTAAATTGCAGGCTGTAGAAAGGTTTATACACTCCCATGGTAACCAACACAACAAACTGCAAACATGATAATGGAGTACAACCGGTTTAAACGTTTTCTGCCACTCAGAACTCAGGAAGTGTTTGTCATAGAAGTGAAATGTGTGCTTTGATTCCATGCTTCTGTTTTCCTACTTGTACAGAAGTCTGTGATAGATATCAACCTTTTACAAGGTCAGTGAATGAGATCTCTCTAGGCAGGTTCAAGATGAGAAGCAATTATTTCtgcaaaatataaagaatttactTTTGTTGTCtgagtttaatttaaattcagaGTAAGTAGCCCTAAACCTTAATTtatcataaaacattaaatttaatactAAATTAAAGTGATTTAGCGTTTAGGCAACTTTCCATTTTTGTTTACACTTCACagataatataaatgttttcataataatataaatacttagCCCAAAACATTTTCATGCcaattttaatgaatgttttggcaaattggtgACAAACTCATTGGAATTAGTACAATTGTCATTCATACGTTTTGTACAGCGCATTCATACGTTTTgtagtgaatgtacagcgctcttccaccctcaataccacaactgaggtgagacccttgagcaaggcaccaaacccccaactgatccgtgggtgccgcagcaaaaatggctgcccactgatctgggtgtgtgtgtgttcactactcactgctgtgtgtgtgcacttggatgggataaatgcagagcacaaattcagagtatgggacaccatacttgacTACACGTCACATCACTGTCACTTCACTTTTTAAGGAATAGTGCaccaaaacatgaacattttgattgggtgattttgtgatgattttatttaaatgaacaacatCTCTTTTTCTACAGATACCCCTCTGGACTGTGAGGTGTCTGTCTGGTCACCTTGGGGTCTTTGCAAAGGTCAGTGTGGTGAGAAAGGGGTAAAACACAGAACCCGCTATATTCACATGCATCCTGCAAACAATGGGGCTGCCTGCCCACCCCTAGAAGAAAAGAAGCTCTGTATCCCTGACAACTGTGTGTGAATATAAAGAGGACCAACCATCCATACCTCATCCACAGGGAAGAATTTACTGGTTAACAGctttaaaatgagacattttaaagGGAATAACTTTGTTCTTTTAAAGCTGTGATGCTGCGGGTGAGTTAACAAGCTTAAACGTGGTAATGAACAGTCTAGGCAACATATTCCAAGTTAAAAAGAAGACTGAAGTACCCAAAGTAAATTCTCAGTAAATGTATCACATTTGAGAGTAAAATATGAGGAACTGCAGATGTCAAAATACTTTCAATACAGCAATATTTGCTCTAATAGCAGGAGTTTATTATAGGCTGAGTTTGCTGTAAGTTTCACACTGTCCTCATGCACTGTTCATGGATTCTGGTGCTCTctggtgggggaaaaaaaactcacGTTTGACATTATCAAGCTCAGTAGTCGAGATAAACATCTTCAGTAAAAAGTACTCTGTTCCATTCAAAATGTTACATTAGTGGATGATATCTGTACATTAATTGCAAAACTGTATATAAAGttgtacatacaaataaataaaacacatttctgtcatgcttgtgtgaaaaataaatatttgtgtgaaaaatgATTATacttttctaaaatataataactgcAATATAATTTGTCCATCTATTTGGGCATCTAAGTCATACTTAAAATGTGTGAATATCAAGGATCAAATCAAATGAtgccagacatttttttttttatttcactataGAAAGCCCCTTTTTTCAATGTCTTTTAATAAGCATTTTAGTCAATGAATCATTTCTAGTGTTCACACAAGTAACCACATTCTGGTGTTGTTCATCAAAGTGATTATGGACATAAACTATGGTCACAAAgtatcacaaaatattttgtcttgATCCTCTTTTGAAtcctttttgtgaaatatttggtCGAAAACTGTGATCTTTCTAATAAATgacatttggtttgatattttgtattctAATGCACAGCATTTTCATGTGTGACACGgtgtctaaatattttttggtCTGGACTGTAAttactatatattaaactatatatctTAACAAAGCAAGACAGGTTTGACTTGACGATTGACTATTTCTATCAACAAATTTAGGTTTCTCCCTATTCTTATCATTAAATTCTGTTTACTTTGTTTAAACATGACTCTACAAACAGCAGCTGGAGATTTCTCACACTAAACCTGCTGGGCACATAAAGCTTTACTGGTGTTATGTTATTGTTACTTGTAACTTTCTTACCTTAAACATGAATTGTTTTACAGTAATGAATGTGAGGCTGACAGGCCTGCTGCTAGCCAGTCTTGTCATTTTGGCTCCGgcaatgtattttgatttagggGAACAGGAGGAAAAGTGTATCATTGAGGAGATTCCAGAGGACACACTTGTGTCAGGTCAGTGAAGATGAATTGGGCTGTTATATGACGTTATACATATTTGCTCTATTACATGAGTTACATGAATCAGTTATTTGATCCTGAATGGGTCCGGAACACTTTTTCCTTATATTCTGCTCACACTAACAGGTGATTTAATAtacaatttgaaaatataatcCTACTTTTAATATGTGTGGAACATTTATTGCTGACTTTATGTTTgggcttttgtttgtttgtggtccAAACATCAAGATAAATTCTGGAGGCAGTTGTCTTAGATAATTGGTGTGATACATTTAGCCCATTCTTATCAAGACAAAAACAGCCTGTTAACCACAAGTCAGAGACTATTTAGGGGCTTATAGCTACTAAACTGATCAGAGATCTGTCCAAAATAGTGGTACAAAAatagtgacatttttatttgtttttatttttttcaggtaaaAAGTGCATTATCATGAGTAATTAAAATATGTCAATCCATGACATCTAGAATTAAAAGGGGGCTGAAACTTAATAGTTATGGAAACTACATATTGTGGAGTAAAAACACAGACCTGCATAATTATTTCCTTAACCTCTTCAAAAAATTTGGATTAAatgacaacatgagggtgagtaaacgataacagaaattaaattttcatgtGGTGAATGATCCATTTAACGCTTTATTCCAGCAAGATTTGAACATGTATCAATAGGGAATTCAGTTTTGTGGGTCATGGAGTAAAAGTAGTGCACTGCGCATAGAAAAGTAGTACACTGGTCAATGTTGCAATAGGGACTACTCAGTATCACCTGACTATTGGTTTCTCCCTTAAGGCATGTTTCTGCTAGAGCACTTAGGATGAAAATATGAAGGCCAATATCCAACATCTTGGTTTGACCGTGACTGTGAGAGACCCTGACCATGCGGTCTGAAGCATTCAACTCTTCAAATAAACTCTTAACTGTAACCACCTGCAACAATTCCTCTGATACGTTCTGTCATATGCAGGTGGTCTTGTTAAAACGCTTTGGGAGATATGGAAAATTCACCTTTACCTCCCATGCTTCGGGTCAACATTTCTTGTGCATGCAGTCCAACTCCACCAGGTTCTCTGTGTTTGCAGGAGATCGTTGGTGAGATGTGAAATGTGGCCTCATATATGTTGAAATTTAAAATGTCAGCTAGCTTACTATTCTTTTATATACAGAAAAGTGCATTTAGATGTCCAGATGGGGCAAGCACCAATTGATCCTAATGCTGCGAAGGCAAAGGACACGATTTGAAAAGCAATGGAGTACAACTTGCAACATCTCATTGACCAGATGCGATACATTAGCAGGCAGCAAAATTTCCAAAGGGTAAGCAAACACAGGCAGGATAGCCTGACAACAAAATGTTACCATATTAATTGCTTGCCAGGATCAGAATAAGAACCAGACCGAATGTCATCTGTCCATGTTTTCCAAGGGGTACTTACTCTCTGGTGATTATGTGCTATTTGTATCTGTTTATTTTACTGCAACCAGGAACGTGAGGAGAAGTTTCGCCAAATGAGTGAGGATACAAATGGAAACGTTTTGTGGTGGGCCATTATTCAGACATCAATACTCCTCTCTGTTGGAATCTGGCAAATGAAAAACCTCAAAAACTTTCTCATTGAAAAGAAGTTGGTTTAGCTTTATGAAATGACTGACTGTGTGTCTGGACAACTCTAACATTGTTTGAAGAATGTTGAAGTCTAAATTACTTCATCTGAGCATAAACATCTGAGCATTTACCCTGCACGAATGTGTCATATGAAGTGATTTTAATACCTTCATAATACTTATTAAATAACTATAGATTATCCTCTTTGTGTTTTATTCCATTCTAACATTGTGTTCCACCacgaatattaatttaatttattccaccAACATACAGTATCAAGCCCTTTAACTACGATTATTAACTATCAACACCGCCATcaacaaatataaatgttattcgTTTGATATATTGACTTAACAGTAAATATTTAGCCTAATTCATTATAATTTACGATCATCGGATCGTTTTGGCGGAAACTACCATtggccttttttttattatttatttatttatttttgaggagTGCGCAATTTTCGTCAATGTGTAGTTGTCGTTTCAAAAAGCATTGGAAAATCTGCTAATTAGTTATATGATAACTAGTAGCCTAAACCTGCAATTTAGGGTACACACGACTGATATAAATCTGGATAGCGTGTAAAAAAGACACAGGTATGTAgttattttagaaattttgtgACCACAGAACTTTCGTTAAGTCCTCAGGgacatttttcacattattttgtatatttggctCCAACACAtccacctttatttatttatttttatccccatttaatgtacatttaatcagtttatcttttttattttcatatttttaagtcAATCATTCTTCCCTCACAGTcggtattttaaaatgaattaattaagcaCTCGAGATGGATCGGTTTGCTATGAAATAATATGTGTGATCTTAATAACACATAGGTTGTGTCTCAAAACCGTGTGAGCAGTCCACCTAGAGAGGGTTCTGGCAATAACAGGTGCATGCAACATTTTACTGGCATATTGTGATAGCAGCAGTTTCGGCCTTACAAGCTAATCTTAGCGCCTATTACCTAAGAGGCTATGTAGTAAACAGTTCACTTGTAGAAGTTTTAGCACACAGCTACAATGATGTTGTTGTACTTAAACAGAATAATGTCTCACTGGATTTGCTGTAACTCGTGCTTCGTGTCATCTGGTCCTGAGCGTCAGCTGGCTGTCACATACTACGATCACATCATTTGTAATGTTTGCTTTCAGAGGGAGCTAGCACATTCAACTAAcacattatatataacattataattaacattacattatatttaaattatatattcagatttcaaAACGGTATAATGGTGCTGGTTTTACATTTAGTCAGAACATGAATTAAATGTGTGGATATACTGCCCTCTGCTGGAAGTAATATAGTTCTACACAGAGAGGGTGTATTTGTTTTCCCCTTTAGGAAAGCAGGACGTATGCTTCATTTTCAAAGCAAAGTGTCAGATGAAACCACCGTCTGATAAAGtaagatacaattttttttttaaattaattttaataagctGTGCCACTAATCTGTGTATTGTTCTCATACAGTAGCTCAGAGGTTCAAGAGCTTTTCTCAGATATCAGTGCAGTTGCAGTTAAGTACTTCTCAGAGATAAGCAAGGTAATCCTATACATAAAAAGAGTATATTGCAGCTATGTTAATCATTAACTTAAGGCATAAAGACACATTTATTATGCTCTGCAGGTTTTACAATTCCAGGCCAGACACCAGAAAAGTTTTTTGGCCCATTATCAGCAGAAGGTGAGAGCATCCTGTCCTTAACATGACTAGCTCTGATATTGGATATGGTAGATGTGGATGCTAATATGGCTTAATCTAGTCTCGTTTTTTTCTTAACTAACATGCACAGGGTAAGACACATTTTAACAAAATCCAATTAATGTTGAATAAAACACACTGAGAGAATGAAGGAGGATGGCCTGAAAATGCAACATGAGATGCAGAAGATGTCAAAGTATGTATGAGTACTGCATTAGCGcagttatatatttttgcatttttgcctCATTTCTGTTGTTTTCTAATTTGTACAGGAACATTTCAGAACAGAATGCCTACATATCAAAGTTAGAGATGACTGTTCAAAATCAAAGGTATGTCAATGTGATTTATGTAAATTTGGacatttttgtgatttacaaCATTAAACCACAGAGGATTAGAGTAGATGCACCTTTGTCAGTctacactgcattccaaattattatgcaagtgatatatcaataggatttcagtacaataaagagtcagatttttgttcatgttgttattgtttggtttttcacatctttttagataactggtatcagttatttacctaagaagacctggcaaactattgaacaaacctgtctgagatttatagcagttatctaaaaagatgtgaaaaaccacacaataacaacacaaacaaaaatctgactctttattgtaccaaaatcctactgatatatcacttgcataataatttggaacgcagtgtagTTCCAGTCTTTAGTATATGTGGAAACTACTGTGTATGTCTagtgcaatttcaatttttcattcTTCTTGGCAGAACCGCTTGATCTCAGTTAGTTTGCATGGAGATCACGGGTGGGCAGCCTTTGTCAAGTCAACCCATAAATTATCAGTTGGATTGAGAGCTGGACTCTGACTCCAACTGTCTTTAAGCCAGTCTTCTGTAGCTCTGGGGTCACTGAAAACAAATGTTCTCCCAAAACTGCAGTTGTCTTGACTGcaggttttttgtattttaccatAATTTTACCAGTCTTTCAGGGCATGATGCAGAGAAGCATCCCCACAACTTCATGGCAAACATTcactactgtttatttatttattttctttcttacttattgaaatgcattaaagcagtagttcacccGAGCAGATGTAATGCCAAATTACTTCAAATATGTACTGATGAAGAGATCTTCACtgtgataagaaatgtttattaagcagaaaaaacagcatattagaatgatttctgaaggatcatgtgacactggagtaatgatgctgaaaattcagaaaattcAACAACGTGATGCTGTATGGATGTAGGAACAGAGGATCTGAAGAAGAGAAAACTGTAAACATGTACTTCATTAATGTAAGACTTGTCATTCAAAACATTCCAGTTCAAGACTGGTATTACAGTTAACCGAGATTTACAGTCAGCAAGTCAGAGACAAGGTGCGTTTTAGCTTGTTTTGAGCTTTCTTTAATCCTGTAAGATGAACAGATTATTCCAACTGTTACAGTTTTTTAAGCAGTTAAAAATATCTTAGCCCTAGTAACTATGAAATAGATCAATTTTGTgagtaattatattatttcaaagagctgtttatctgttttttttttttttttttcagtttccccGGTGACAAAAATTCCCTATTTTTTCCCACTCTCAATGTCACAATCCTTGTCCTCTGCTAGCCTTTGAGTATATGATCAGCTTTCATCTCTAAATAAGGCTTAAACTAAGTTCTAGTGTGTAagtaaacatttagaaaaactTGTTAAAAGTCCTTTAGTTTCACATTTCACAGTTtcataattctttatttttatatttgattcagTGATACTAAACTGTTTCATAATCAActgtacaaaacaaaactgacatgACAGAGAAATGTATACCTTATTTAATCACATTCCAGTCGACTGCGTTTGAtggtttctttgaaaaaaaaaaaaaatcactttcaagTCTATGAAATATTATCTGTCATGTCTGTTTCTCAGAATAGTCTGTGCTTTAATCACTGAATGACTTGCTTGTGATTGTAACATTTGTTTGGTTGTTCTTTCTCAGAGCTGATAGCATAGAAATCCACAGAAGGGGGCACACTCACACAGTAAACGtcctttatttttctgtatacTTATCCTTGTGTCATTTACTGTTGAGAATACACATCCCTGTCGTGATATATACTTCTGTTTTTCCATCTAGCCAGATGTCCTTAGTAGAATTTGTCTTAGAAGCTCACCAAAGGACTGCCGCATAGGTTTGTCAGCACTAGAGATCCACTGTTATTCTATTTTCAGATACtcatcattgcttttttttttttttttttttttttgatg
Encoded here:
- the LOC109106844 gene encoding spondin-2-like, whose protein sequence is MEKMTCLKVNCWLRWLTVTLALLSGVPAMPVDVDRVCMATSAAKYRLTFTSQWTQTAFPKHYPLYRPPAQWSPIIGVTHSSDYHIWQRNEYASNGVREFSERGEAWTLIKEVEAAGERIQSVYGLFSAPAVVGGTGQATTEFEVYARHSLLSFIVRIVPSPDWFVGIDSLNLCEGDNWIENISLDLYPYDAGTDSGFTFSSPNFETIPQDKITQITASFPSHPANSFYYPRLKHLPPIAKVSLTKIKNNQIFSLPIQPTQSNQIPSGNEIDGSLINTPLDCEVSVWSPWGLCKGQCGEKGVKHRTRYIHMHPANNGAACPPLEEKKLCIPDNCV